Part of the Bacillus cabrialesii genome is shown below.
CCGGAAGTATTCAACTAAATAGTCAAGAGATTAGGAGAGCTATATATTTTGGAGAATTCACAAAAAAATTAAATGTTTTTGTAGAAAATCCGCTTTGGTTAGCTGCATATAAAATGATAATGCCTGAAGAATATAAAGATTATTCTAAAGATAAAAGGCTGAACGATCAGGAGATTGTAGCTAGATATTTTACTCTTAAATCATTAATTCAATCCAAAGAATTAGAAAGTGATATCTCTTATAAAAAAGAAATTAATCGATTTATGTCAAATGTTCAGAAAATAGAAGAGGAGACAGTAGATAAAATATTTAAAGACCTCGAGGAAAAATTAAGGTGGTTACAATCTCAAGTGGATTTTTCAATAGGTTATCTATTTAGAAGGCCTATCGAAAAAATAGAACATATAAATAATATTAAGGATATTTTAAAAGGGAAAAAATTTAACATTCCCTTATTTGAGAGTGTATTGATAAGTATTGATAAATTAAAGTTGGAAAATACAAAATTAGATATTGAGAAATACTTTAACCTATTTAATGATGAAAAGTTTGTAGATGCAATTTCCTCGCAAACTAATCGTATTGAAAAGATTCATTATAGGTTGGGGGCGGTAGAGGAGGTTTTCTACAGTGAATAACAAATTAATGGAAAGAGAAATGGAAGTGGTAAAAAGTACAGGATTAATGGTAGAGAATAAAAATGCTATTGAGGTAGACAAAACTGAATTACCTGTAGAAGCAGATGATATTACACAAGAAATAGATGATTTGAAAAGACAGATTATATTCTTGAAAGAATTAGTAGAAGAAGCAACATATGATTCTTTTATTAAAGTTATCAATTACTATGAAGAGCTATTGAGAATGGATACAAATGAAAGATCTTCATCAGTATATGGCTTAACAAGCACGTATGGTTTGCTGCTATTAAATTCAACGTATGATGTTTCTATCAAAGAGATTTTCAGAAAAAGATTTTCTAATGCTTTAGCGGATAAAAACTTAATTCAGAGTTACATTAGTGGAATTATTGATAACAAAATATTAAATAGGAATATGACTAATATAAAACATAAAAATGTAAAAGATACATTTGCTTTAGCCGTTGATACAAATGATGCCAAACTTCAAAGGAGTATAAAAGTAATAAATGATCTAATAGATACTCGGAATAAAATTGCTCATGGCTTAGAGACTAGTACAAAAGGTCATAATGATTTGATCAGCGCATTAGAAAGCGTGATCTATTATTTGAATTGGTATAATGAACAACTTTTAAATAAGTTCTGTGAAAGTTAGATTTAAGGGGTAAGTTGAGGTTGATAATATGATGAAATAAAGGTTACATCAAGTTTTGTTTACCCTTTAGATTAATTTTAAATAGCTTGTAAGTATAGAATTAGTATAAGTTAGTCTAAAACTTTGTTGGAACGAAATAATTCGTTTATGGAAGGAATGGACACAGATAATTTATCGACTTAAAATCTTTAATAAAAATGATAATCTTTTTTTATTTCTGAAAATCAAATAATTATCGCAGAAAAGACCTCTAATCAATTACTAGGTAGATTAGAGGTTATTTTAAAAAGGGCTTAGTTATTTGTCGACGCTCATATACCTATCTAATTACAATATATTACTTGTTTATTTAATAACCATCTGTAATCTTTCCACCTCACCACGAATCCCAATCGCAGGCTCCCACGAATCAATCAAACGAATCGCTTTTTGATTGAATTCCATCGCTTTCGTTTTCTCTCCTTTACGGTACAACAGCTGTGCCATCCCATAATCATAATAGATCAACTCAACCTGATTCGCGTTATGTTTGTCATAGAGCATCTGCTCAAAGGCTTCTTCCGCTTTCTCAAACTGTTCACACTTCACGTAAGCGACACCCAGATTGAAATAGGCTTCTATCGTTTTTTCGCCGCCGTACGTGGAGCTGATTTCATTTGCCGCTTCGTATAGTTGAATGGCTTCTTCATCATGACCTCTCGCAAAGCTTAGGTCTCCGCGAACCAGCAGAACCCTATGTTGAATCGTAGGGGAAATCGGTTGATCTTCTATTTTGTTTAAAATGGTCTTTGCTTTTTCCTGTTGCCCGGCTTTTAAAAACAGCCTTGCTTTGAGTGCGTTTCCCCATACCTTTAGATCATGGGCATCGTGAGCGTCTGATTGTTCAAGAATCTTTAGGCCAGCTTCAATTTGTTGAAGCGCTCCGTCTAAATCATTGACTTCCATCAGGGCCCAGCCTGCTGTGTCGATTCGGAAGTACGCTTCTCGTGTGTGTTGGCCTATTTGATGGGCGGCGTCGGCGGCTTTGCGTCCGTATTCGATTCGTAGGGGCAGATTGATTCTGCTTAGAAAATGGCTGATGCGGGTGATGAGTTCGATTAGGATTTCTTTTTGTTCGGTTTCACTTGACCATTTAATCACCTTTAGGATG
Proteins encoded:
- a CDS encoding DUF262 domain-containing protein, giving the protein MEDLLSLEKQQIENEDEKIEYVDEIKVVTRGVDFSVRELKLLREEKELIVPDFQRELVWDNKRKSRFIESILLGYPIPGMFFTDLEKGRMMIIDGQQRINTLVEFLNNELKILKREDINPKWRGKFYREIDEDSQRRLRNTNIRASVFQILSEDVDKDIALYSLFERINTGSIQLNSQEIRRAIYFGEFTKKLNVFVENPLWLAAYKMIMPEEYKDYSKDKRLNDQEIVARYFTLKSLIQSKELESDISYKKEINRFMSNVQKIEEETVDKIFKDLEEKLRWLQSQVDFSIGYLFRRPIEKIEHINNIKDILKGKKFNIPLFESVLISIDKLKLENTKLDIEKYFNLFNDEKFVDAISSQTNRIEKIHYRLGAVEEVFYSE
- a CDS encoding HEPN domain-containing protein, with the translated sequence MNNKLMEREMEVVKSTGLMVENKNAIEVDKTELPVEADDITQEIDDLKRQIIFLKELVEEATYDSFIKVINYYEELLRMDTNERSSSVYGLTSTYGLLLLNSTYDVSIKEIFRKRFSNALADKNLIQSYISGIIDNKILNRNMTNIKHKNVKDTFALAVDTNDAKLQRSIKVINDLIDTRNKIAHGLETSTKGHNDLISALESVIYYLNWYNEQLLNKFCES